A stretch of Helicobacter pylori oki112 DNA encodes these proteins:
- a CDS encoding NAD(+)/NADH kinase produces the protein MKDSHQTIGVFVRPTHYQNPLFEKLERAKEWVLKLLEDEGFGSFMIDSLDGAKDERLIEKAYAFLCLGGDGTILGALRMTHSYNKPCFGVRIGNLGFLSAVELNGLKGFLQDLKQDRIKLEEHLALEGRIGKTSFYAINEIVIAKKKALGVLDIQAYAGHTPFNTYKGDGLIIATPLGSTAYNLSAHGPIVHALSQSYILTPLCDFSLTQRPLVLGAEFCLNFCAHEDALVVIDGQATYDLKANQPLYIQKSPTTTKLLQKNSRDYFKVLKEKLLWGESPSKKR, from the coding sequence ATGAAAGATTCACATCAAACTATCGGCGTGTTTGTGCGGCCTACCCATTATCAAAACCCTCTTTTTGAAAAGCTAGAGCGAGCTAAAGAATGGGTTTTAAAGCTTTTAGAAGATGAAGGGTTTGGAAGCTTTATGATTGATAGCCTTGATGGAGCAAAAGATGAACGATTGATAGAAAAAGCCTATGCGTTTTTATGTTTAGGGGGCGATGGCACGATTTTAGGGGCTTTAAGAATGACGCATTCTTACAATAAGCCATGTTTTGGGGTTAGAATAGGGAATTTAGGGTTTTTGAGTGCGGTTGAATTGAATGGCTTGAAAGGTTTCTTACAAGATCTCAAGCAAGATAGGATCAAATTAGAAGAGCATTTGGCTTTAGAGGGCCGTATTGGGAAAACCTCTTTTTATGCGATCAATGAAATTGTGATCGCCAAAAAAAAAGCTTTAGGGGTTTTAGACATCCAAGCTTATGCGGGTCATACGCCCTTTAACACCTATAAAGGCGATGGGCTTATCATTGCCACGCCCCTAGGCTCGACCGCTTATAATTTGAGCGCTCATGGGCCGATTGTGCATGCTTTAAGCCAGAGCTATATTTTAACGCCCTTGTGCGATTTCTCTTTAACGCAACGCCCTTTAGTGCTAGGAGCGGAATTTTGTTTGAATTTTTGCGCTCATGAAGACGCTCTTGTGGTCATTGATGGGCAAGCCACCTATGATTTAAAAGCCAACCAACCCCTATACATCCAAAAAAGCCCCACGACCACCAAGCTCTTACAAAAAAATTCAAGGGATTATTTTAAAGTGCTTAAAGAAAAGCTCTTATGGGGGGAAAGCCCTAGCAAAAAAAGATAA
- a CDS encoding outer membrane protein produces the protein MKKFFSQSLLALIVSMNALLAMDGNGVFLGAGYLQGQAQMHADINSQKQATNATIKGFDALLGYQFFFEKHFGLRLYGFFDYAHANSIRLKNPNYNSEVAQLAGQILGKQEINRLTSLADPKTFEPNMLTYGGAMDLMVNVINNGIMSLGAFGGIQLAGNSWLMATPSFEGILVEQALVSKKATSFQFLFNVGARLRILKHSSIEAGVKFPMLKKNPYITAKNLDIGFRRVYSWYVNYVFTF, from the coding sequence ATGAAAAAATTTTTTTCTCAATCTTTATTAGCTTTGATTGTTTCTATGAACGCGCTATTAGCTATGGATGGTAATGGCGTTTTTTTAGGAGCGGGTTATTTGCAAGGGCAAGCCCAAATGCATGCGGATATTAATTCTCAAAAACAAGCCACTAACGCTACGATCAAGGGCTTTGACGCGCTTTTAGGGTATCAATTTTTCTTTGAAAAACACTTTGGCTTGCGCCTTTATGGGTTTTTTGACTACGCTCATGCCAATTCTATTAGGCTTAAAAACCCTAATTATAACAGCGAAGTGGCGCAATTGGCGGGTCAAATTCTTGGGAAACAAGAAATCAATCGCTTAACGAGCCTTGCTGATCCCAAAACCTTTGAGCCAAACATGCTCACTTATGGGGGGGCTATGGACTTGATGGTTAATGTCATTAACAATGGCATCATGAGTTTGGGGGCTTTTGGCGGGATACAATTAGCCGGCAATTCATGGCTTATGGCGACGCCGAGCTTTGAGGGCATTTTAGTGGAGCAAGCCCTTGTGAGCAAAAAAGCCACGTCTTTCCAATTTTTATTCAATGTGGGGGCTCGCTTAAGGATCTTAAAGCATTCCAGCATTGAAGCGGGCGTGAAATTCCCCATGCTAAAGAAAAACCCCTATATCACTGCAAAAAATTTGGATATAGGGTTTAGGCGCGTGTATTCATGGTATGTGAATTATGTGTTCACTTTCTAG
- a CDS encoding DNA repair protein RecN, protein MRDFNNAQITRLKVRQNAVFEKLDLEFKDGLSAISGASGVGKSVLIASLLGAFGLKESNASNIEVELIAPFLDTEEYGIFREDEHEPLVISVIKKEKTRYFLNQTSLSKNTLKALLKGLIKRLSNDRFSQNELNDTLMLSLLDGYIQNKNKAFSPLLGALEERFTRLENLEKERLLLEDKKRFQKDLEERLNFEKMKLERLDLKEDEYERLLEQKKLLSSKEKLNDKIALALEVLENTHKITHALESVGHSAEFLKSALLEASALLEKEQAKLEECERLDIEKVLERLGMLSGIIKDYGSIVHAKERLGHVKNELHNLKEIDHHCETYHKEIEQLKTECLKLCEEISGFRKEYLAGFNALLSVKAKDLLLKSPSLVLEEAPMSEKGTQKLVLHLQNSQLETLSSGEYSRLRLAFMLLEMEFLKDFKGVLVLDEMDSNLSGEESLAVSKALETLSSHSQIFAISHQVHIPALAKNHILVFKENHKSLAKTLNNEERVLEIARMIGGSENIESAISFAKEKLKAQE, encoded by the coding sequence ATGCGAGATTTTAATAACGCTCAAATCACACGCTTGAAAGTGCGTCAAAACGCTGTTTTTGAAAAATTGGATCTAGAGTTTAAAGACGGCTTGAGCGCGATTAGTGGGGCTAGTGGGGTGGGAAAAAGCGTTCTTATTGCGAGCCTTTTAGGGGCGTTTGGGCTTAAAGAGAGCAACGCTTCAAACATTGAAGTGGAATTGATTGCGCCTTTTTTAGACACTGAAGAATACGGCATTTTTAGAGAAGATGAACATGAGCCCTTAGTCATCAGCGTGATTAAAAAAGAAAAAACGCGCTATTTTTTAAACCAAACAAGCCTGTCTAAAAACACGCTCAAAGCGTTATTAAAAGGTTTGATCAAACGCTTATCTAACGACAGATTCAGCCAGAATGAACTCAACGATACTTTAATGCTCTCCTTACTAGATGGCTATATCCAAAACAAAAACAAGGCGTTTAGCCCCCTTTTAGGCGCGCTTGAAGAAAGATTCACCCGTTTAGAGAATCTAGAAAAAGAAAGGCTATTATTAGAAGATAAAAAGCGTTTCCAAAAGGATTTAGAAGAGCGGTTGAATTTTGAAAAAATGAAATTAGAGAGGCTGGATTTAAAAGAAGATGAATACGAACGCCTTTTAGAGCAAAAAAAATTGCTCTCTAGTAAGGAAAAATTGAACGATAAAATCGCTCTGGCGTTAGAGGTGCTAGAAAATACCCATAAAATCACGCATGCTTTAGAGAGCGTGGGCCATAGCGCGGAGTTTTTAAAAAGCGCTTTATTAGAAGCGAGCGCTTTATTGGAAAAAGAGCAGGCTAAATTAGAAGAGTGCGAGCGTTTGGATATTGAAAAAGTGCTAGAAAGGCTTGGCATGCTAAGCGGGATCATTAAGGATTATGGGAGTATTGTGCATGCTAAAGAACGATTAGGGCATGTTAAAAACGAATTGCATAATCTAAAAGAAATTGACCATCATTGCGAAACTTACCACAAAGAAATAGAGCAATTAAAAACCGAATGCTTGAAATTGTGCGAAGAAATAAGTGGCTTTAGAAAAGAGTATTTAGCCGGTTTTAACGCTCTTTTAAGCGTTAAGGCTAAAGATTTGCTCCTAAAAAGCCCTAGTTTGGTTTTAGAAGAAGCCCCCATGAGCGAAAAAGGCACTCAAAAACTCGTTTTACATTTACAAAATTCCCAATTAGAGACTTTAAGCTCTGGAGAATACAGCCGTTTGAGGCTGGCGTTCATGCTTTTAGAAATGGAGTTTTTAAAGGATTTTAAAGGCGTGTTGGTGTTAGACGAAATGGATTCCAACTTGAGCGGCGAAGAGAGTTTGGCGGTCTCTAAAGCCCTTGAAACCTTGAGCAGTCATTCACAAATCTTTGCCATTTCACACCAAGTCCATATCCCAGCACTCGCTAAAAATCATATTTTAGTTTTCAAAGAAAACCATAAAAGCCTTGCAAAAACCCTTAATAACGAAGAAAGGGTTTTAGAAATCGCGCGCATGATAGGGGGAAGCGAAAACATTGAGAGTGCGATTTCTTTCGCTAAAGAAAAATTAAAGGCGCAAGAATGA
- a CDS encoding 3'-5' exonuclease has protein sequence MSDSLLHKDIQALIARLKHQDLSLGMLEKSLSRLIYDEINLEYLKACGLNFIETSENLITLKNLKTPLKDEVFSFIDLETTGSCPLKHEILEIGAVQVKGGEIINRFETLVKVKSVPDYIAELTGITYEDTLNAPSVHEALQELRLFLGNSVFVAHNANFDYNFLGRYFVEKLHCPLLNLKLCTLDLSKRAILSMRYSLSFLKELLGFGIEVSHRAYADALASYKLFEICLLNLPSYIKTTMDLIDFSKCANTLIKRPPRARYQETPPPFSLFERTKGLLNIIKATS, from the coding sequence ATGTCAGACAGCCTCTTGCATAAAGATATTCAAGCCCTAATCGCTCGCTTAAAGCACCAGGATTTAAGCTTAGGCATGCTAGAAAAATCGCTCTCTCGCCTTATTTATGATGAAATCAATTTGGAATATTTAAAAGCATGCGGGCTTAATTTCATAGAAACGAGCGAAAATTTAATCACGCTCAAAAACCTTAAAACCCCCCTTAAAGATGAGGTTTTTTCCTTTATTGATTTAGAGACCACCGGCTCTTGCCCCCTAAAACATGAGATTTTAGAAATCGGGGCCGTGCAAGTGAAGGGGGGGGAAATTATCAATCGTTTTGAAACCCTTGTGAAAGTCAAAAGCGTGCCTGATTATATCGCTGAGCTTACAGGCATCACTTATGAAGACACCCTAAACGCCCCAAGCGTGCATGAAGCTTTGCAAGAATTGCGGCTTTTTTTAGGCAATAGCGTGTTTGTGGCCCACAACGCTAATTTTGATTACAACTTTTTAGGGCGTTATTTTGTAGAAAAATTGCATTGCCCCTTATTGAATTTAAAGCTTTGCACTTTGGATTTATCCAAACGCGCTATTTTATCCATGCGTTATTCTTTGAGCTTTTTAAAAGAGCTTTTAGGGTTTGGTATAGAAGTCAGCCATAGAGCCTATGCGGACGCTTTAGCGAGCTATAAGCTCTTTGAAATATGCCTGTTAAACTTGCCTAGCTATATCAAAACCACAATGGATTTGATTGATTTTTCCAAATGCGCTAACACCCTAATCAAAAGACCCCCAAGAGCCAGATACCAAGAAACTCCACCGCCGTTTTCTCTTTTTGAGAGGACAAAGGGTTTGTTAAACATCATAAAAGCAACCAGTTAA
- a CDS encoding DUF262 domain-containing protein, with protein MAKIESKDSHLRDILKDELYYQIPIYQRPYQWTEENCEKLLDDLFFNYEDDRESDYFCGSLVLIAISEDSKAKTYDVVDGQQRLSTFILLAKVLATLYSERLTEESKDYLQESLNGRYGKKDRLNFNAIGFNSKKDFQYALTSFNDAPVSNNKNNYLKNAICLKNYLKKKEIEDINDFIEWLYFKVVFITITCPDADKALRIFNVLNARGLALNATDIFKGELLKHAKEHEQEEFVSRWNDLYQKCSDNDLKIETLFSWYLTYLNPVTSKEKMEKRLVTWFKNLNKTPLEYLKGVEDFYNAYCEALEMQDRHAYLLSYKDDDYLCVILCTSLLHRYSDQDIEALKELLVKFYYQDWVAGKTSYTRNQTCCNIINTLKEKKSVESIASIVKKYFKDKNITQRFKENLQDSNLYTKFYFTGKSGKKNSWLKPILILVEYFMSDNANPAYIKMDDDFHVERILPQNTDPSSQWVKDFSEEERELYTHSLANLTLLGGKKNTKALSQALNQDFKEKKEIYMGKPIALDNKKTFKVMDCYDMTKNDVCRYTEWTPKSLEKRKEELIEIIEGILTL; from the coding sequence ATGGCAAAAATTGAAAGCAAAGATTCTCACTTAAGAGATATTTTAAAAGACGAACTCTACTATCAAATCCCTATCTACCAACGCCCTTACCAATGGACAGAAGAAAACTGCGAAAAGCTTTTAGACGATTTGTTTTTTAATTATGAAGACGACAGAGAAAGCGATTATTTTTGCGGCTCATTAGTCTTAATTGCAATCAGCGAAGATTCTAAAGCCAAAACCTATGATGTTGTGGATGGCCAGCAACGCTTAAGCACTTTCATTCTGCTCGCAAAAGTTTTAGCCACCCTTTATTCTGAGCGTTTAACTGAAGAGAGCAAAGACTATTTACAAGAGAGCTTGAATGGTAGGTATGGGAAAAAAGATCGGTTGAATTTTAACGCTATAGGGTTTAATTCTAAAAAAGATTTTCAATACGCCTTAACTTCTTTCAATGATGCTCCTGTAAGCAACAATAAGAATAATTACCTAAAAAATGCGATTTGTTTAAAAAACTATCTCAAAAAAAAAGAGATTGAAGACATTAACGATTTCATTGAGTGGCTGTATTTTAAGGTCGTATTCATCACCATCACTTGCCCTGATGCAGACAAGGCGTTAAGGATTTTTAATGTTTTAAACGCTAGAGGTTTGGCTTTGAATGCGACGGATATTTTTAAGGGGGAATTGTTAAAACACGCTAAAGAACATGAACAAGAAGAATTTGTGTCTCGTTGGAATGATCTGTATCAAAAATGCTCGGACAATGACTTAAAGATAGAAACCTTATTCAGCTGGTATTTAACCTATCTCAATCCGGTAACTTCTAAAGAAAAAATGGAAAAAAGGCTTGTTACTTGGTTTAAAAATCTTAATAAAACCCCATTAGAATACCTTAAGGGCGTAGAAGATTTTTACAACGCTTATTGTGAGGCGTTAGAAATGCAAGACCGACACGCCTACTTGCTCTCGTATAAAGACGATGATTATTTATGCGTTATTTTGTGCACCAGTTTGTTGCACCGCTATAGCGATCAAGATATAGAGGCTTTAAAGGAATTGTTAGTCAAGTTTTACTACCAAGATTGGGTTGCAGGGAAGACAAGCTACACACGCAACCAAACTTGTTGCAACATCATCAATACCCTAAAGGAAAAGAAAAGCGTAGAGAGCATCGCTTCTATTGTGAAAAAATATTTTAAGGATAAAAATATCACGCAACGCTTTAAAGAAAACCTGCAAGACAGCAACTTATACACAAAATTCTACTTCACTGGCAAATCTGGCAAAAAAAATTCATGGCTCAAACCCATTCTCATTTTAGTGGAATATTTCATGAGCGATAACGCCAACCCCGCTTACATTAAAATGGATGACGATTTTCATGTTGAACGCATTTTGCCCCAAAACACCGATCCTTCAAGCCAGTGGGTTAAAGACTTTAGCGAAGAAGAAAGGGAATTATACACGCATTCTTTAGCCAATCTCACGCTTTTAGGGGGTAAGAAAAACACCAAAGCTTTAAGCCAGGCTTTAAACCAAGATTTCAAAGAGAAAAAAGAAATCTATATGGGGAAACCTATCGCACTAGACAATAAGAAAACTTTTAAGGTGATGGATTGCTATGATATGACTAAAAACGATGTGTGTCGCTACACAGAATGGACGCCCAAAAGCTTAGAAAAAAGAAAAGAAGAGCTGATTGAAATCATTGAGGGCATTCTAACGCTCTAG
- a CDS encoding class 1 fructose-bisphosphatase — MDYKHFKCKHANIVIEIISLLEKGVKKAQEILERPDAGSYTKLENSSGDTPIKADLALDKFLEENFLSLENVKSVFSEEKETPVTKENGSYLIAYDPLDGSSVMEANFLVGTIIGVYEKDYKAQNLVASLYVVFGHKIELVVALDKVYRYAFYQNKFHFIETIVLENKGKIIASGGNQKDFSSGLKKALEGFFAENYRLRYSGSMVADVHHVLIKKGGMFSYPQKKLRKLFEVFPLALMVEKAKGEAFYFDKGVKKRLLEQSVENYHEKSECYLTSPHEAQILEKYLKGE, encoded by the coding sequence ATGGATTACAAACATTTTAAATGCAAGCATGCAAACATCGTTATAGAAATCATCAGTCTTTTAGAAAAAGGGGTTAAAAAAGCCCAAGAAATTTTAGAAAGGCCAGACGCTGGGAGTTACACTAAGTTAGAAAACAGCAGCGGGGATACGCCTATTAAAGCGGATTTAGCCCTAGACAAATTTTTAGAAGAAAATTTTTTGAGTTTAGAAAATGTCAAAAGCGTTTTTAGCGAAGAAAAAGAAACGCCTGTTACTAAAGAAAACGGCTCTTATTTGATCGCTTATGACCCACTAGACGGGAGTTCAGTGATGGAGGCGAATTTCTTAGTAGGCACGATTATAGGGGTTTATGAAAAGGATTATAAGGCACAAAATTTAGTCGCAAGCCTTTATGTGGTTTTTGGGCATAAAATTGAATTAGTGGTGGCTTTAGACAAGGTTTATCGTTACGCGTTTTACCAAAACAAGTTTCATTTTATAGAAACCATTGTTTTAGAAAATAAGGGTAAAATCATCGCTAGCGGGGGCAATCAAAAGGATTTTTCTTCGGGCTTAAAAAAGGCTTTAGAAGGGTTTTTTGCAGAAAATTACCGCTTACGATACTCAGGATCTATGGTGGCTGATGTCCATCATGTGCTCATTAAAAAAGGCGGAATGTTTTCCTATCCGCAAAAGAAATTGCGAAAGCTTTTTGAAGTCTTTCCTTTGGCCTTGATGGTTGAAAAAGCTAAAGGGGAAGCGTTTTATTTTGATAAGGGGGTTAAAAAGCGTTTGCTAGAGCAAAGCGTAGAAAATTACCATGAAAAAAGCGAATGCTATTTAACCAGCCCGCATGAAGCTCAAATTTTAGAAAAATATTTAAAGGGAGAATGA
- a CDS encoding type II methylase, protein MVSNTTLQKNLDAFYTHPKIARFCLDLLKNLINQNLGLDLNAFHFLEPSAGSGSFVDALKELGIADWDALDIAPKAQGIQKKDYLLELIEFNKKRVIIGNPPFGHRGKLALDFLNKSLNEAPIVAFILPNLFKRYSIQKHIDKRAKLVLNADLEKNAFIFNERPYDVKCVFQIYMHKNIALNLKDERIIAPPKIRHNDFITYIHNNTPHTLKYFNKEKYQWDFAVVRQGFYDYNEKITNANLLIKNRQYFFIKAHSKEALRIIHKIDFNKLAHKNTQVLGFSTYDFVEEYCKLKGMHA, encoded by the coding sequence ATGGTTAGTAATACTACCTTGCAAAAAAATTTAGACGCTTTTTACACCCACCCCAAAATCGCACGATTTTGTTTGGATTTATTAAAAAATCTCATCAATCAAAATCTAGGGCTAGACTTAAACGCGTTCCATTTTTTAGAGCCAAGTGCAGGGAGTGGGAGCTTTGTTGATGCATTAAAAGAGTTAGGGATTGCTGATTGGGACGCCCTTGATATTGCCCCTAAAGCTCAAGGCATTCAAAAAAAAGATTATCTGTTGGAATTGATTGAGTTTAACAAAAAGCGTGTCATTATTGGCAACCCTCCTTTTGGGCATAGAGGGAAATTAGCCCTAGATTTTTTAAACAAATCTTTAAACGAAGCACCTATTGTAGCGTTTATTTTGCCCAATTTATTCAAACGCTATTCTATTCAAAAACACATTGATAAGCGTGCAAAATTGGTTTTAAACGCTGATTTAGAGAAAAACGCTTTTATTTTTAATGAACGGCCCTATGATGTGAAATGCGTTTTTCAAATCTATATGCATAAAAATATCGCCCTAAATCTTAAAGACGAACGCATCATTGCACCCCCAAAAATCCGCCATAATGACTTCATCACTTACATTCATAACAACACGCCACACACCCTAAAATATTTCAACAAAGAAAAATACCAATGGGATTTTGCGGTGGTGAGACAAGGCTTTTATGATTACAACGAAAAGATCACCAATGCAAATTTACTGATTAAAAACCGACAATATTTTTTCATCAAAGCCCATTCTAAAGAAGCTTTAAGGATTATCCATAAAATTGATTTCAACAAACTCGCTCATAAAAACACGCAAGTTTTAGGGTTTTCTACTTATGATTTTGTGGAAGAATATTGCAAATTAAAGGGAATGCATGCTTGA
- the hcpG gene encoding Sel1-like repeat protein HcpG: MLRGVKKAVFRVLCLGVLCLGGLMAESNPKELIFSGITIYTDKDFTRAKEYFEKACRLNDADGCAILREAYSKVILKGSARESIEKALEHTATAKACKSNDAEKCKDLAEFYFNANDLKNALEYYSKSCKLNNVEGCMLSATFYNDMIKGLKKDKKDLEYYSKACELNYGDGCAILGDIYHNGEGVTQNFKKAFKYYSKACELNNGEGCSKLGGDYFLGESVTQDFKKAFGYYSKACELNEALTCTLVGEFYRDGEGVTKDLKKAFEYSAKACELNDAKGCYALAAFYNEGKGVAKDEKQTTENLEKSCKLGLKEACDILKEQKQ; this comes from the coding sequence ATGTTAAGGGGTGTCAAAAAAGCGGTTTTTAGGGTTTTGTGTTTGGGGGTGTTGTGTTTAGGGGGGTTAATGGCAGAGTCAAACCCTAAAGAGCTTATATTTTCAGGTATCACTATTTACACGGATAAAGATTTCACTAGAGCTAAGGAATACTTTGAAAAAGCTTGTAGATTAAACGATGCTGATGGTTGTGCGATCTTAAGAGAGGCTTATTCTAAAGTCATCCTAAAAGGAAGTGCAAGAGAAAGCATTGAAAAAGCTCTTGAACACACCGCTACTGCTAAAGCTTGCAAATCAAACGATGCTGAAAAATGCAAGGACTTAGCAGAGTTTTATTTTAATGCAAACGATCTTAAAAATGCTTTAGAATATTACTCTAAATCTTGTAAGTTAAATAATGTTGAGGGGTGTATGCTGTCAGCAACTTTTTATAACGATATGATAAAGGGTTTGAAAAAAGATAAAAAAGATCTAGAATATTATTCTAAAGCTTGCGAGTTAAACTATGGCGATGGCTGTGCGATTTTAGGGGATATTTATCATAATGGTGAAGGCGTAACACAAAATTTTAAAAAAGCTTTCAAATATTACTCTAAAGCTTGCGAGTTGAATAATGGTGAAGGGTGTTCTAAATTAGGAGGGGATTATTTTCTTGGTGAAAGCGTAACGCAAGATTTTAAAAAAGCTTTTGGATATTACTCTAAAGCTTGCGAGTTAAACGAGGCTCTAACATGCACGCTTGTAGGAGAGTTTTATCGTGATGGTGAAGGCGTAACAAAGGATCTTAAAAAAGCTTTTGAATATTCTGCTAAAGCTTGTGAATTGAACGATGCTAAAGGGTGTTACGCTCTAGCAGCGTTTTATAATGAGGGTAAGGGCGTAGCAAAGGATGAAAAACAAACGACAGAAAACCTTGAAAAGAGTTGCAAGCTAGGATTAAAAGAAGCATGCGATATTCTCAAAGAACAAAAACAATAA
- the rpe gene encoding ribulose-phosphate 3-epimerase: MKVAPSLLSVDFMHLAKEIESVSNADFLHVDVMDGHYVPNLTMGPVVLEKVTQMSKVPLDVHLMVENASFFVGLFAPLKPQIISIHAENEKHPHRVLQLIRNSGITPGIVLNPHTHEESVKYLLESVGLVLLMSVNPGFGGQKFLDLVLEKCLKVKELIKRYNPSCLLEVDGGVNDKNIFELQRAGVDVVVSGSYIFKSKDRKLAIEGLQNVRQPLA, encoded by the coding sequence TTGAAAGTAGCTCCGAGCCTTTTGAGCGTTGATTTTATGCATTTAGCCAAAGAGATAGAGAGCGTGAGTAACGCTGATTTTTTGCATGTGGATGTGATGGATGGGCATTATGTGCCTAATTTAACCATGGGGCCTGTGGTTTTAGAGAAGGTTACTCAAATGAGTAAAGTGCCTTTAGATGTGCATTTAATGGTAGAAAACGCGAGCTTTTTTGTGGGATTGTTCGCTCCTTTAAAACCGCAAATCATCAGCATTCATGCAGAAAATGAAAAGCACCCCCACAGGGTGTTGCAACTCATTAGAAATTCAGGCATCACGCCAGGAATTGTTCTAAACCCCCACACGCATGAAGAAAGCGTTAAATACTTGCTAGAAAGCGTGGGGCTAGTGCTTTTAATGAGCGTGAATCCGGGCTTTGGCGGGCAGAAGTTTTTAGATCTGGTGCTAGAAAAATGCCTGAAAGTTAAGGAATTGATTAAGCGCTACAACCCTAGCTGTCTTTTAGAAGTGGATGGGGGCGTGAATGATAAAAATATCTTTGAACTCCAACGAGCGGGCGTGGATGTGGTGGTTTCAGGGAGTTATATTTTTAAATCCAAAGATCGTAAGCTGGCTATTGAAGGCTTACAGAATGTCAGACAGCCTCTTGCATAA
- a CDS encoding NFACT family protein: MKFFLLKKFSEFLNAQTHFNLKRLSASSFLLETFSKEKHAFVVDLNVPYIGLSKKPPESVLKNTLALDFCLNKFTKNAKILQANIIDNDRILEITGAKDLAYKSENFILRLEMIPKKANLMILDQEKCVIEAFRFNDRVAKNDILGALPPNIYEHQEEDLDFKGLLDILEKDFLSYQHKELEHKKNQIIKRLNTQKERLKEKLEKLEDPKNLQLEAKELQTQAQLLLTYQHLINRHESRVVLKDFEDKERAIEIDKSIPLNAFINKKFTLSKKKKQKSQFLYLEEENLKEKIAFKENQINYVKGAKEESVLEMFMPVKNSKIKRPMSGYEVLYYKDFKIGLGKNQKENIKLLQDARANDLWMHVRDIPGSHLIVFCQKNTPKDEVIMELAKMLIKMQKDAFNSYEIDYTQRKFVKIIKGANVIYSKYRTISLKDT, encoded by the coding sequence ATGAAATTTTTTCTTTTAAAGAAATTCAGCGAATTTTTAAACGCTCAAACGCATTTTAACCTCAAACGCTTGAGTGCGTCTAGCTTTTTATTAGAGACTTTTTCTAAAGAAAAACACGCCTTTGTTGTGGATTTGAATGTGCCTTATATCGGTTTGTCCAAAAAACCCCCAGAGAGCGTTTTAAAAAACACCCTAGCGTTAGATTTTTGTTTGAATAAATTCACTAAAAACGCCAAAATTTTACAAGCAAACATCATTGATAACGATCGGATTTTAGAAATCACAGGCGCTAAAGATTTAGCTTATAAGAGTGAAAATTTTATTTTGCGTTTAGAAATGATCCCTAAAAAAGCCAACCTCATGATTTTAGATCAAGAAAAATGCGTGATAGAAGCCTTTCGTTTTAATGACAGGGTCGCTAAAAACGATATTTTAGGGGCATTGCCTCCTAATATTTACGAGCATCAAGAAGAGGATTTGGATTTTAAGGGATTGTTAGACATTTTAGAAAAAGATTTTTTATCCTATCAGCATAAAGAATTAGAACACAAGAAAAATCAAATCATCAAGCGATTAAACACCCAAAAAGAACGCTTGAAAGAAAAATTAGAAAAATTAGAAGATCCTAAAAATTTACAGCTGGAAGCGAAAGAATTGCAAACTCAAGCCCAGCTATTACTCACTTACCAACATTTAATCAACAGGCATGAAAGCCGCGTGGTTTTAAAGGATTTTGAAGATAAAGAACGCGCGATTGAAATTGATAAGAGCATACCCTTAAACGCTTTTATCAATAAAAAATTCACTCTCAGTAAAAAAAAGAAACAAAAATCGCAATTCTTGTATTTAGAAGAAGAGAATCTAAAAGAAAAAATCGCTTTTAAAGAAAATCAAATTAATTATGTTAAAGGAGCCAAAGAAGAAAGCGTTTTAGAAATGTTTATGCCGGTAAAAAATTCCAAAATCAAACGCCCGATGAGCGGGTATGAAGTGCTGTATTATAAGGATTTTAAAATCGGTTTAGGGAAAAACCAAAAAGAGAATATCAAACTCTTACAAGACGCAAGAGCGAATGATTTATGGATGCATGTAAGAGATATTCCTGGATCGCATTTGATCGTTTTTTGCCAAAAGAATACGCCCAAAGATGAGGTCATTATGGAATTAGCCAAAATGTTGATTAAAATGCAAAAAGATGCGTTTAATAGTTACGAAATTGACTACACGCAACGAAAATTTGTCAAAATCATCAAAGGAGCTAATGTCATTTACTCAAAATACCGAACTATTAGTCTAAAGGACACTTAA